One stretch of Emys orbicularis isolate rEmyOrb1 chromosome 7, rEmyOrb1.hap1, whole genome shotgun sequence DNA includes these proteins:
- the AMT gene encoding aminomethyltransferase, mitochondrial isoform X2: MVNFAGWSMPVHYALSHLESHLHTRQHCSLFDVSHMLQTKVFGRDRVKFMESLVVGDIAELKPDQGRAEELRAAGGDVHLEVSENALLALQGPSAVQVLQTGVSDDLAKLLFMSSAVMGVFGVPGCRVTRCGYTGEDGVEISVPVGRAVELVELLLRDPQVQLAGLAARDSLRLEAGLCLYGNDIDETTTPVEAALVWTLGKRRRLAMDFPGAPVIVPQIKGKVKRKRVGLISTGPPIRPHMPILSPEGRPIGEVTSGCPSPCLKKNVAMGYVEGEQSQVGTVLAVEVRKKSCPALVTRMPFVPTRYHTLK; this comes from the exons ATGGTGAACTTCGCTGGCTGGAGCATGCCTGTGCACTACGCGCTGAGCCACCTGGAGTCCCACCTGCACACGCGCCAGCACTGCTCCCTCTTTGATGTCTCCCACATGCTGCAG ACCAAGGTGTTTGGCCGGGACCGGGTGAAGTTCATGGAGAGCCTTGTGGTTGGGGACATCGCGGAGCTGAAGCCAGACCAG GGCCGAGCAGAGGAGCTGCGGGCTGCAGGCGGCGACGTGCACCTGGAGGTCTCTGAGAACGCGCTGCTAGCTCTGCAAG GTCCCTCGGCGGTGCAGGTGCTGCAGACAGGCGTGTCGGACGACCTGGCCAAGCTGCTCTTCATGAGTAGTGCGGTGATGGGCGTGTTTGGGGTGCCAGGCTGTAGGGTGACGCGCTGCGGCTACACCGGAGAGGATGGTGTGGAG ATCTCGGTGCCCGTGGGGCGCGCGGTGGAGCTGGTGGAGCTGCTGCTCAGGGACCCACAAGTGCAGTTGGCAGGGCTGGCGGCCAGGGACAGCCTGCGCCTGGAGGCGGGGCTCTGTCTCTATGGCAACGACATTGATGAGACGACCACGCCTGTGGAGGCAGCTCTGGTGTGGACACTGG GGAAGCGGCGCCGGCTGGCCATGGATTTCCCCGGTGCCCCAGTCATTGTGCCCCAGATCAAAGGGAAGGTTAAGCGCAAGCGCGTGGGGCTGATTTCCACAGGCCCCCCCATCCGGCCACACATGCCCATCCTGAGCCCGGAGGGCAGGCCCATCG GCGAAGTAACCAGtggctgcccctctccctgcctgaaGAAGAATGTGGCCATGGGCTATGTGGAGGGCGAGCAGAGCCAGGTGGGCACGGTGCTGGCAGTGGAGGTGCGGAAGAagagctgccctgccctggtCACCAGGATGCCCTTTGTGCCCACCCGCTACCACACGCTCAAGTGA
- the AMT gene encoding aminomethyltransferase, mitochondrial isoform X1, with product MLRAGGRAVLRVGPWGREPGAGGRRRCCSSGPDGLKQTPLHAFHRQQGGRMVNFAGWSMPVHYALSHLESHLHTRQHCSLFDVSHMLQTKVFGRDRVKFMESLVVGDIAELKPDQGTLSLFTNEEGGILDDLIVTSTSEQHLYVVSNAGCREKDWALMQGRAEELRAAGGDVHLEVSENALLALQGPSAVQVLQTGVSDDLAKLLFMSSAVMGVFGVPGCRVTRCGYTGEDGVEISVPVGRAVELVELLLRDPQVQLAGLAARDSLRLEAGLCLYGNDIDETTTPVEAALVWTLGKRRRLAMDFPGAPVIVPQIKGKVKRKRVGLISTGPPIRPHMPILSPEGRPIGEVTSGCPSPCLKKNVAMGYVEGEQSQVGTVLAVEVRKKSCPALVTRMPFVPTRYHTLK from the exons ATGCTGCGGGCGGGCGGCCGGGCTGTGCTGCGGGTCGGGCCCTGGGGCCGGGAGCCCGGGGCGGGCGGGCGGCGGCGCTGCTGCAGCTCTGGGCcg GACGGCCTGAAGCAGACGCCCCTCCATGCTTTCCACCGGCAGCAGGGTGGCAGGATGGTGAACTTCGCTGGCTGGAGCATGCCTGTGCACTACGCGCTGAGCCACCTGGAGTCCCACCTGCACACGCGCCAGCACTGCTCCCTCTTTGATGTCTCCCACATGCTGCAG ACCAAGGTGTTTGGCCGGGACCGGGTGAAGTTCATGGAGAGCCTTGTGGTTGGGGACATCGCGGAGCTGAAGCCAGACCAG GGCACCCTGTCTCTCTTCACTAATGAGGAGGGAGGCATCCTCGACGACCTGATTGTGACCAGCACGTCGGAGCAGCACCTCTACGTGGTGTCCAACGCAGGCTGCAGGGAGAAGGACTGGGCCCTGATGCAG GGCCGAGCAGAGGAGCTGCGGGCTGCAGGCGGCGACGTGCACCTGGAGGTCTCTGAGAACGCGCTGCTAGCTCTGCAAG GTCCCTCGGCGGTGCAGGTGCTGCAGACAGGCGTGTCGGACGACCTGGCCAAGCTGCTCTTCATGAGTAGTGCGGTGATGGGCGTGTTTGGGGTGCCAGGCTGTAGGGTGACGCGCTGCGGCTACACCGGAGAGGATGGTGTGGAG ATCTCGGTGCCCGTGGGGCGCGCGGTGGAGCTGGTGGAGCTGCTGCTCAGGGACCCACAAGTGCAGTTGGCAGGGCTGGCGGCCAGGGACAGCCTGCGCCTGGAGGCGGGGCTCTGTCTCTATGGCAACGACATTGATGAGACGACCACGCCTGTGGAGGCAGCTCTGGTGTGGACACTGG GGAAGCGGCGCCGGCTGGCCATGGATTTCCCCGGTGCCCCAGTCATTGTGCCCCAGATCAAAGGGAAGGTTAAGCGCAAGCGCGTGGGGCTGATTTCCACAGGCCCCCCCATCCGGCCACACATGCCCATCCTGAGCCCGGAGGGCAGGCCCATCG GCGAAGTAACCAGtggctgcccctctccctgcctgaaGAAGAATGTGGCCATGGGCTATGTGGAGGGCGAGCAGAGCCAGGTGGGCACGGTGCTGGCAGTGGAGGTGCGGAAGAagagctgccctgccctggtCACCAGGATGCCCTTTGTGCCCACCCGCTACCACACGCTCAAGTGA
- the TCTA gene encoding T-cell leukemia translocation-altered gene protein has translation MAAPWLGWEAPGRALRGLAWLGQEFAADWAAQDLRAALFQLLLLWLGLSLLGIHLAWRLHGGRVSRLCCRPGRGGQNGGTPAGASYFPTWDSSSNEAVKTHRE, from the exons ATGGCGGCACcgtggctgggctgggaggcGCCGGGCCGGGCGCTGCGgggcctggcctggctggggcaggagttcgCGGCCGACTGGGCGGCTCAGGACCTGCGGGCCGCGctcttccagctgctgctgctctggctgggcctCAGCCTGCTGGGCATCCACCTAGCCTGGCGGCTCCACGGAGGCCGCGTCAGCCGCCTCTGCTGCCGTCCAG GCAGAGGTGGCCAGAACGGAGGAACCCCCGCTGGTGCCTCATATTTCCCCACCTG GGACAGCTCAAGCAATGAGGCTGTGAAGACGCACCGAGAGTGA